Proteins encoded by one window of Nasonia vitripennis strain AsymCx chromosome 5, Nvit_psr_1.1, whole genome shotgun sequence:
- the LOC100679925 gene encoding probable serine/threonine-protein kinase DDB_G0282963, producing MMALEALLPSEVARLVYGYLLDERCTETAQSLLNESTNLLECRRVVSRGKTFTTRVGGHTLKTILDNFCAVNSIVQDKVSKIDNLDELNQCYDFVDIIKFFLEDYKKQTTIVKVDASTQVTPSKPSESLEKLQKTCSCFSTNEGQPTQRVVQRFDKEAQTETSFYEPSAVEATPLQDLPGYIGHSENGKFQTKRTKNEIQKVNVHEKQNEEISPETSKQYANSEVQTSTTQKSERFDKNVMTDIVEKPLNNCVDTEVQTSEIGSPDSGVPPSSVEILGDITLELLNRTEVQEKIAENINRVLGSKKSVYFSNKPSEGTKEEASKSFIAKLNKTVQTALNKTENDPELLDLLNEFIQPVDEIMSTEDEADMEVDNVDIFQENMDLDFGDAISNLKNKETVLAANGQNPAKIIIEQNHSDETHNTVSAENNPTQVEFVPTHITKNIVNQVLLENRQSQNKILGEQNISDGTYTTSAHSNVITASQAEYDPTHSTKCIANQAIVKVPSNTQNNLETIVSSSLSSAESQALQQKPVPTSDNFFTQNNTITSTPLKTYTAVQGFDPCDWFSTEALLTPDIDYHKHSVFKNPYTACETVVPTTTLISPIASKDTTNIAEKVTSINCSTANAIKNRTLNTPDVTFPPKSNFPSSTNPVFPIKLSLSKDSENQISPEIKNNLPGLHSMQKVNRIADNNNSSSLSNEKLFGSESIILYGMENNATTVPTLVTIPEIEVEDSITLTGIGLSPFIKINKTSKDTKLEKSDPVANHAILYGRPSESNIAVTLENQKISESTLKRNACTTEVVTKSTPKILKENRSKNNRLSLSTPKKPSSHVRALNFETPIPRSKSESKANEKTTGRSPDSIMKELKNACKSSLFQSPEITNVEIIEQNDLPSDNGGENVDLKNLKGETIVNHNEAKKQAIAINENVSCKPDAIKVEGKKKKSWDEDLRTMIGQATEAVKEPSKKSKKKKKSKDTEKGNDKIDSKISIKQNKSTPKKSKKSFKKTPKKSKKNNKSEASNDAKNVNTEKTKIDIEKPEEMIPLPNSIEDMPVVLNESEEIHIPLNNSEITSVGQNNSEKTPIVPKNLEEMPVLTKSSKETSILPNSSEVTPMIPNGPKDEITKTTNDGILSNSSLEALLSNSINDDNAVGITDVMKLAAEELDNLSKLNHNDSVSNIVGGTNHDIVEKMQHDEELMTAAFENRTENISSNCLKEKEIESIDNKIVKPDDVKNFVDYKKLDTQLNIEELNVTPPFTNNSIIASISSGSSQKAEVIYDRVSKIERGRIVQKKYARLHTLDTKIASKSSLNNFSMEIKTPLKDEETPSLQVPPTPRVLSPGNSCSFLSMPTSKLGDESRKIRCFVTTPVECPLTPEIVLTPPKTQDENTAEGLKNGQKTGTSSYFQPTFEAFKNSEITQFEVIKENLKGSTPKTQSESEKTINDAPKDQSKFEPFNDNPKLLSEIGAIPRHQQNTISSSSCSSATCSSCSSSVESYTNNNNDNEYNDNGNNGPDVPSPNIPINIDEQKSNIQTSPEKLFSIKKTDEELADTIKETPVKDDNAYPEMGIVDTPNVSKPAENPTNLNAKISQMMIMKEKEQMEMQQVADKQKPKIISVEHVMPRIITKPSSQFIKALPLSMQRQAYEIQNEFLHRNPQFQRVKIEKTEKEVAQAVESITVKSDFKFNKSLEKSAGSITLSPIEKPDLDNTPHKIELVKAVKSITDGDIDSPLYSPVKTAVCGDDEETCSIQSNNSKIEHCTSSDHSLNSSMSKPKVRVSDISTKWSDRNATCREIHMVFDDSDYSRKRRRKKVNEEELVQEYCLDHGHVLHYYKFRPTTFECMYNQVPPRIRKKKETLARTQFEYVKTDSQESTSTTSSAVLSGVSHNERDEEKRNINRKRTIEPEQRTIYNKKIKSLTFSQF from the exons ATGATGGCCTTGGAGGCGCTACTACCCTCGGAAGTCGCGCGTTTGGTTTACG GTTATCTACTTGACGAGAGATGCACAGAGACAGCACAATCATTGCTTAATGAGTCTACAAATTTGCTCGAATGTCGAAGAGTTGTATCCCGTGGTAAAACATTCACAACTCGTGTTGGTGGACATACTTTAAAAACTATATTGGATAATTTTTGTGCTGTGAACTCTATTG TGCAAGATAAAGTTAGTAAAATTGATAACTTAGATGAACTAAATCAATGTTACGATTTTGTGgacataattaaatttttcttagaaGACTACAAGAAACAAACAACTATTGTTAAAGTTGATGCTTCTACACAG GTCACACCATCCAAACCAAGTGAATCACTTGAAAAATTGCAGAAAACATGTTCTTGTTTCAGCACTAATGAAGGGCAACCTACACAAAGAGTAGTACAAAGGTTTGATAAAGAAGCTCAAACAGAAACTTCAT tttatgAACCTAGTGCAGTAGAAGCGACTCCATTGCAAGATTTACCTGGTTATATTGGTCATTCAGAAAATGGAAAGTTTCAAACCAAAAggacaaaaaatgaaattcaGAAAGTTAACGTAcatgaaaaacaaaatgaagAGATCAGTCCTGAAACTTCTAAGCAATATGCAAATTCTGAAGTTCAGACTTCTACAACACAAAAATCCGAGagatttgataaaaatgttatgacTGATATTGTAGAAAAACCACTCAACAACTGTGTGGACACTGAAGTACAAACTTCTGAAATCGGATCTCCTGATTCAGGAGTACCACCTAGCAGTGTTGAAATTTTAGGT GACATAACGTTAGAGCTGTTAAATCGTACAGAAGTACAAGAAAAAATAGCTGAAAATATCAACAGGGTGCTTGGATCAAAAAAATctgtatatttttctaataagcCTTCTGAAGGTACCAAAGAAGAGGCAAGTAAATCATTTATCGCAAAATTAAATAAGACTGTACAGACAGCGCTTAATAAGACTGAAAATGATCCAGAACTTCTTGATTTACTTAATGAATTCATTCAACCTGTGGATGAAATCATGAGTACTGAAGATGAAGCAGATATGGAAGTAGACAA TGTAGATATATTTCAAGAGAATATGGATTTAGATTTTGGAGACGCTATATCGAATCTTAAGAATAAAGAGACAGTATTAGCAGCGAATGGGCAAAATCCAGCTAAAATTATAATAGAACAAAATCATAGTGATGAAACACACAATACTGTAAGTGCAGAAAACAATCCAACACAAGTTGAATTTGTTCCAACTCATATAACAAAGAATATTGTAAATCAAGTATTACTGGAGAATAGACAaagtcaaaataaaattttaggaGAACAAAATATTAGTGATGGAACATACACTACAAGTGCACATAGCAATGTAATAACAGCGTCGCAAGCTGAGTATGATCCGACCCATAGTACAAAGTGTATCGCTAATCAAGCCATAGTTAAAGTTCCTAGCAATactcaaaataatttagagaCGATTGTTTCAAGTTCTTTGAGTTCTGCAGAATCACAGGCATTGCAACAAAAACCTGTGCCTACATcggataatttttttacgcAAAACAATACAATAACATCAACACCTCTTAAAACTTATACAGCTGTTCAAGGTTTTGACCCATGTGATTGGTTTTCCACGGAAGCTTTACTAACACCAGACATTGACTATCATAAGCATTCAGTCTTCAAAA ATCCATATACTGCTTGTGAAACAGTTGTACCTACTACAACACTGATTTCACCCATTGCATCTAAAG ATACGACGAATATTGCAGAAAAAGTGACATCAATAAATTGTTCTACAGCGAATGCaatcaaaa ataGAACGTTAAATACGCCAGATGTTACTTTCCCACCAAAAAGTAATTTCCCAAGCAGTACAAATCCAGTATTTCCTATAAAGTTGTCTCTGAGTAAAGATTCGGAAAATCAGATAAGtcctgaaataaaaaataacttgcCTGGTTTACATTCTATGCAAAAAGTTAATAGAATTgcagataataataattcatcaTCTTTATCAAACGAAAAACTGTTTGGCTCAGaatcaattatattatatggCATGGAAAATAATGCAACTACCGTACCAACGCTCGTAACTATACCAGAAATTGAAGTTGAAGATTCAATAACACTTACTGGTATCGGACTCTCGccattcataaaaataaataaaacttcaaAGGATACAAAACTAGAAAAAAGTGACCCAGTTGCTAATCATGCCATTTTATATGGTCGACCTAGTGAATCTAATATTGCTGTTACActagaaaatcaaaaaatttcagagAGTACACTAAAAAGAAACGCTTG taCTACTGAAGTAGTAACAAAGAGTACtcctaaaatattaaaagaaaacCGATCGAAAAACAATCGGTTAAGTCTGTCAACTCCAAAGAAACCGAGCAGTCATGTGCGAGCCCTGAATTTCGAAACGCCGATCCCTCGGTCTAAGTCGGAAAGTAAAGCGAATGAAAAAACAACTGGCAGATCACCTGATTCGATTATGAAAGAGCTCAAAAATGCATGCAAATCATCTTTGTTTCAATCTCCTGAAATTACAAACGTAGAAATCATCGAACAAAACGATTTGCCTTCAGATAACG GTGGTGAAAACGTCGATCTGAAAAATCTCAAGGGAGAAACAATTGTAAACCATAATGAGGCAAAAAAGCAAGCAATTGCTATAAATGAAAACGTGTCTTGTAAACCTGATGCTATAAAGGTAGAaggcaaaaagaaaaaaagttggGATGAAGATCTTAGAACAATGATAGGTCAAGCTACAGAAGCAGTAAAAGAACCTTCCAAAAAAtctaagaagaaaaaaaagtcaaaagataccgaaaaaggCAATGATAAAATCGATTCTAAAATATCGATAAAACAAAACAAGTCGACGCCTAAAAAATCTAAGAAGAGTTTCAAGAAAACGCCTAAGAAATCGAAAAAGAACAATAAATCAGAAGCCTCTAACGATGCAAAAAACGTGAATActgaaaaaactaaaattgaTATTGAGAAGCCTGAAGAAATGATTCCGCTTCCAAATAGTATAGAAGACATGCCTGTGGTTTTAAATGAATCGGAAGAAATACATATACCtttaaataattcagaaataacATCTGTTGGCCAAAATAATTCCGAAAAAACACCCATAGTTCCAAAAAATTTAGAAGAAATGCCTGTACTTACGAAAAGTTCAAAAGAAACGTCTATACTTCCAAATAGCTCAGAAGTAACGCCTATGATTCCGAATGGTCCAAAAGATGAAATTACTAAAACTACAAATGATGGGATACTTAGTAATAGCTCACTCGAAGCGTTATTATCTAATAGCATAAACGATGACAATGCTGTCGGCATAACAGACGTAATGAAGTTGGCAGCCGAGGAGTTGGACAATCTAAGCAAATTAAACCATAATGACTCTGTGAGCAATATTGTTGGTGGTACCAATCACGATATTGTAGAAAAGATGCAACACGACGAGGAGCTTATGACTGCAGCATTTGAGAATCGGACTGAAAATATATCGTCAAACTGCTTAAAGGAGAAGGAAATAGAATctattgataataaaatagtaaAG CCAGATGATGTAAAAAACTTTGTAGACTACAAAAAGCTGGATACTCAACTAAACATCGAAGAACTAAATGTCACTCCACCATTTACCAATAACAGTATAATAGCCTCCATTAGTAGCGGTAGTAGCCAAAAAGCCGAGGTGATTTACGACAGGGTAAGCAAGATTGAGCGCGGCCGCATCGTTCAGAAGAAATACGCCCGCCTTCATACTCTCGACACTAAAATTGCGTCCAAGTCTAGcctgaacaatttttcaatGGAAATAAAGACGCCGCTAAAAGATGAGGAGACGCCATCACTTCAAGTACCGCCTACCCCCAGAGTTTTGAGTCCTGGAAACAGCTGCAGTTTTCTTTCGATGCCGACATCTAAACTAGGAGACGAGTCGCGTAAAATCAGATGCTTTGTCACGACGCCAGTCGAATGCCCGCTTACTCCTGAGATAGTTCTAACGCCGCCCAAGACTCAGGACGAGAATACAGCTGAAGGTCTCAAG AATGGACAGAAAACTGGCACGTCCTCGTATTTTCAACCAACATTTGAAGCCTTCAAAAATTCCGAAATCACGCAATTTGAAGTCATTAAAGAAAATCTGAAAGGTTCCACGCCAAAGACTCAGTCTGAATctgaaaaaacaattaatgaTGCTCCGAAAGATCAAAGTAAATTTGAACCATTCAATGATAATCCAAAACTATTAAGCGAAATAGGAGCTATACCAAGACACCAACAGAATACTATATCGTCTTCTAGTTGTTCTTCGGCAACTTGCAGTTCTTGTTCTTCATCAGTAGAAAGCTATACAAATAATAACAATGATAATGAATATAATGACAATGGCAACAATGGTCCAg atgTTCCTTCACCCAATATTCCAATAAACATCGATGAACAAAAAAGCAACATTCAAACTTCTCctgaaaaacttttttctattaaaaaaactGATGAAGAATTAGCTGATACCATAAAAGAAACTCCCGTGAAAGACGATAATGCCTATCCCGAAATGGGCATTGTTGACACCCCTAACGTTTCAAAACCAGCTGAAAATCCTACTAATTTAAATGCTAAGATATCTCAGATGATGATcatgaaagagaaagagcagaTGGAAATGCAACAGGTAGCAGATAAGCAAAAGCCAAAGATCATTAGTGTTGAACACGTAATGCCCCGAATCATTACGAAACCATCTTCTCAGTTTATCAAAGCTCTACCTCTAAGCATGCAGAGACAGGCCTATGAAATACAGAACGAATTTCTGCACAGAAATCCACAGTTTCAGAgagtaaaaattgaaaaaactgaaaaagaaGTGGCTCAAGCAGTCGAGAGTATTACAGTGAAGTCCgatttcaaatttaataaaagtttagAAAAAAGCGCGGGAAGCATTACACTCAGTCCTATTGAAAAACCTGACTTAGACAACACTCCACATAAGATAGAGCTTGTAAAAGCCGTAAAGAGTATCACAGATGGTGATATTGATTCACCATTATATAGTCCGGTAAAAACAGCTGTTTGTGGCGATGATGAAGAAACATGCTCAATCCAAAGCAACAATAGCAAAATTGAGCACTGCACAAGTAGTGATCACTCACTAAACTCTTCTATGAGTAAACCTAAAGTAAGAGTGTCCGATATCTCTACAAAGTGGAGTGACCGTAATGCAACCTGCCGAGAAATACATATGGTATTTGATGATAGCGACTATTCTCGAAAacgcagaagaaaaaaagtcaaCGAAGAAGAATTGGTACAAGAATATTGCCTAGATCATGGGCATGTATtgcattattataaatttcgaCCAACGACGTTTGAATGTATGTACAATCAAGTGCCGCCAAGGAtacgaaaaaagaaagaaacgctGGCAAGGACCCAATTTGAATATGTCAAAACGGATTCTCAAGAATCTACTTCAACGACGAGTTCTGCGGTACTGTCGGGTGTATCTCATAATGAAAGAG ATGAAGAAAAACGAAATATTAACCGTAAGAGAACAATTGAGCCCGAACAAAGGACTATTtacaataagaaaataaagagtttaACTTTTAGTCAATTTTAA
- the LOC100122138 gene encoding gamma-glutamyl cyclotransferase-like venom protein isoform X2 — MKQKSIICILLIVIFCQIVASSNESPKNMSRTFFYFAYGSNLLSQRIHIKNPTAVQRYIGKLKEHRLDFIHYSKNWRGSVSTIVPDVKSEVWGVIWEINLEDLAHLDDQEGVHENIYFPKNVSIRTPEGETIECRTYQECVLPEKYVPPSELPPERQPSFVYLNTIIRGAKEFHIPEEYIRFIESFKHNGYTGEVELHGKSE, encoded by the exons atgaaacaaaaatcCATCATTTGTATTTTACTGATTGTGATATTTTGCCAAAta GTAGCAAGTTCTAATGAATCGCCAAAGAACATGTCTCGTACTTTCTTTTACTTTGCTTATGGCAGCAATCTCCTGAGCCAAAGAATTCATATTAAGAATCCTACTGCAGTCCAAAGATATATTGGCAAACTTAAG gaaCATCGTCTTGATTTTATCCACTATTCAAAAAATTGGAGAGGCAGTGTCTCAACTATTGTCCCTGATGTAAAATCTGAAGTTTGGGGAGTTATATGGGAAATTAATTTGGAAGACCTGGCCCATTTAGATGACCAGGAAGGAGTgcatgaaaatatatattttccaAAGAACGTTAGCATAAGAACCCCTGAAGGAGAAACTATTGAATGCAGAACATATCAGGAATGTGTATTGCCAGAAAAATATGTGCCACCGAGTGAGCTGCCACCTGAAAGACAACCATCCTTTGTATATTT AAATACTATAATACGAGGAGCAAAAGAATTTCACATTCCAGAAGAATACATACGATTCATTGAATCTTTTAAACACAATGGCTACACGGGTGAAGTAGAACTG CATGGAAAATCAGAATGA
- the LOC100122138 gene encoding gamma-glutamyl cyclotransferase-like venom protein isoform 2 (isoform 2 is encoded by transcript variant 2), which translates to MSRTFFYFAYGSNLLSQRIHIKNPTAVQRYIGKLKEHRLDFIHYSKNWRGSVSTIVPDVKSEVWGVIWEINLEDLAHLDDQEGVHENIYFPKNVSIRTPEGETIECRTYQECVLPEKYVPPSELPPERQPSFVYLNTIIRGAKEFHIPEEYIRFIESFKHNGYTGEVELHGKSE; encoded by the exons ATGTCTCGTACTTTCTTTTACTTTGCTTATGGCAGCAATCTCCTGAGCCAAAGAATTCATATTAAGAATCCTACTGCAGTCCAAAGATATATTGGCAAACTTAAG gaaCATCGTCTTGATTTTATCCACTATTCAAAAAATTGGAGAGGCAGTGTCTCAACTATTGTCCCTGATGTAAAATCTGAAGTTTGGGGAGTTATATGGGAAATTAATTTGGAAGACCTGGCCCATTTAGATGACCAGGAAGGAGTgcatgaaaatatatattttccaAAGAACGTTAGCATAAGAACCCCTGAAGGAGAAACTATTGAATGCAGAACATATCAGGAATGTGTATTGCCAGAAAAATATGTGCCACCGAGTGAGCTGCCACCTGAAAGACAACCATCCTTTGTATATTT AAATACTATAATACGAGGAGCAAAAGAATTTCACATTCCAGAAGAATACATACGATTCATTGAATCTTTTAAACACAATGGCTACACGGGTGAAGTAGAACTG CATGGAAAATCAGAATGA
- the LOC100122156 gene encoding gamma-glutamylcyclotransferase yields MSETFLYFAYGSNMLAKRIHYKNPTAVQKYIGKLKDHRLDFNLFTKRWEGCVATIVPTPGCEVWGVVWEIDISSSAALDEQEGVHDNIYFSKTVDIETSTGETISCKVYQQCQVPENYIEPSQLPPERQPSFVYHNIILTGAQDHGIPEEYIKYIKSFPHNGYAGETQVDLSLTEK; encoded by the exons atgtcggaaacatttttatactttGCCTACGGTAGCAACATGCTTGCCAAGAgaattcattataaaaatccaacaGCTGTTCAAAAATACATCGGAAAATTGAAG GACCATCGACTTGATTTCAACCTGTTTACAAAACGGTGGGAAGGATGCGTTGCGACGATTGTTCCTACTCCAGGCTGCGAGGTTTGGGGAGTAGTTTGGGAAATTGATATAAGCAGTTCAGCTGCATTGGACGAACAAGAAGGAGTTCACGATAACATATACTTTTCAAAAACTGTTGATATTGAAACCAGTACTGGAGAAACTATCAGTTGTAAAGTTTACCAACAATGCCAGGTTCCAGAGAACTATATTGAACCAAGTCAATTGCCTCCTGAAAGGCAACCTTCCTTTGTCTATCA TAACATCATCCTAACTGGAGCCCAAGATCATGGTATTCCCGaggaatatattaaatatattaagtCTTTTCCTCATAATGGCTATGCTGGTGAAACGCAAGTAGA CCTATCTCTgaccgaaaaataa